One Thermotoga sp. genomic window carries:
- a CDS encoding BTAD domain-containing putative transcriptional regulator, whose translation MSILIKTFGGTRVIKENDVVYARNWPSQKAFSLFRYLVFRRNEGVPVEELYDMFWEEMEEGFAKTNLNTTLYLIRKTTGITSDQLFVKGNMCYFTPGKDVAIDADTFEENHKKLMKVTSESEREEILREMFEIYEGPFLVEDSLAEWVQEARDMYESWYSDVLKELFKIYISRDRHDAAYDMIVTYIQREPYDEDMYYKAIEILMKKGDLTKAKHLYDKLSRRLREIGIKPHLSFDQIATGKEAHPLMNGKKAVIVDADFFEKILFLESRRRVKNFVILEIKFKGTNLSTGKIAQKIAPLLRRGDVITSLENSIRILVHCSEQRRSTVENRVKNVLGEMGIEKDQFFIH comes from the coding sequence GTGAGTATTCTTATAAAGACTTTTGGAGGAACGAGAGTCATCAAGGAAAACGATGTCGTCTACGCCAGAAACTGGCCATCTCAAAAGGCTTTCTCTTTGTTCAGGTATTTGGTTTTCAGAAGAAACGAGGGAGTACCCGTTGAGGAACTGTATGACATGTTCTGGGAGGAGATGGAAGAAGGATTCGCGAAAACCAATCTGAACACGACGCTCTATCTTATAAGAAAAACGACTGGTATCACAAGCGACCAGCTCTTTGTCAAGGGAAACATGTGTTATTTCACGCCCGGAAAAGACGTTGCCATAGACGCGGATACCTTCGAGGAAAATCACAAAAAGTTGATGAAGGTCACTTCCGAAAGCGAACGCGAAGAAATCTTGAGGGAGATGTTCGAAATCTACGAAGGACCTTTTCTGGTTGAAGATTCCCTGGCGGAGTGGGTCCAGGAGGCAAGGGACATGTACGAGTCATGGTACTCGGATGTGCTGAAAGAGTTGTTCAAAATATACATCTCCAGAGACAGGCACGATGCAGCATATGACATGATCGTGACCTATATACAGAGAGAACCTTACGATGAGGATATGTATTACAAAGCCATTGAAATTCTCATGAAGAAGGGAGATTTAACCAAGGCAAAGCACTTGTACGACAAACTCTCAAGAAGACTTCGAGAGATAGGCATAAAACCCCACCTGAGTTTTGATCAGATAGCGACCGGCAAAGAGGCCCATCCATTGATGAACGGGAAGAAAGCGGTGATAGTTGACGCGGATTTCTTCGAGAAGATACTCTTTCTGGAGTCGAGGAGAAGGGTGAAGAATTTTGTGATTCTGGAGATAAAGTTCAAGGGAACAAACCTGAGCACAGGAAAAATTGCTCAAAAAATAGCGCCGCTGCTTCGAAGGGGAGACGTGATTACCTCCCTGGAGAATTCGATCCGTATACTGGTACACTGCTCGGAGCAGCGGCGCTCAACAGTAGAGAATCGTGTAAAGAATGTATTGGGAGAAATGGGGATAGAGAAGGATCAATTTTTCATACATTAG